Sequence from the Puniceicoccaceae bacterium genome:
TGGCCCAGACGCGTGGCCCAGAACAGGTGGCGTCGGATGTAGTTTCGCGCCAGGTCATTGGCCTCGATGAGCGGTTTTACGAGTTTCCAACTGAATTCATAAAAGAGGGAATCTTCGGCGGTCACCGCGCGAACGACAAACGGTTTGCCCTCATGCAATGCTGTCAGTCCGAGAAGGTCTCCCACATCGCGCACATCCACGAGTTCAAACTCATTTTCATGCTTCCAGTGGTATTCTACTCGACCACGTGCCAGAAAAAGCAAACGATCGTTGGCATTTTGGCCAACTTCCCAAACCACTGACTGCTTGACGGATACAGAGACGGTGGCCTGTTCGGCAATAGCCAGAACCGTTGCCTCTTCGAGTAGGGAAAAAGGCGGAAACTTTTTGAGGGTATCTGCGATGCGAAGTGGAATGGCGTTGCTCATGATGTGGAATGACCTTTTCAGGCTCACTCATTCCGGAGCGATGGGCAACGGCAAAAATGAAGGCAATGGGGCAAATGCGTTCCAAAAGTGCAGTGCGACTTCAGGGGGGCTCGCAGGTGCATGCATCGTGCGCCAAAGCATTTGTTGAACGAAAGCTACCCCGCCTTGCTGCAGCGTTTGCGAGAACTTCGAGGGTTGTCGGGAAATGGAATTCAACGCTCTGGCAGGCGTGAAATTGCGATCAGCGAACCGAGAATGAGCAACCCGCCAGCGACAATGCCGGGGCCGAGTGTCTCACCGGGAATGAAGAGCACCGATTCGATTACGCCCATCAGCGGAATCAGAAAGCGGTAGGTTGAGAGCAGGTTGACGGAATACTGTTCGACGAGACGGTTCCAGATCGTGAAAGCCGTTGCAGAGAGAAAGGCCAGGTATGCGGTGATGCCGACGGTTTTCCAGCTCAGCTGATCGAGGTATTCGGGAATCCATGGACTGGCGGTGATCAACAGCAGGCATCCACCCGAGAACAGGGAAAATGCGGTTGTGGTGCGGCTGCCGCTGATCGGTGCGACCTGCTTCATGTAGATCGCAGCGATGGAACCGCAGAGCGTGGCGGCGAGAAATCCGGCGGTGCCCAGCAGCACGTTGCCGCTGCCAGCCCCAGGGGCGTATGCGGCAAGGGCGATGCCGATGGAACAGAGCACAAGCAACAGCCAGTGCACGGGGCGTGGTGAGGGCGAACCTGTCAGCACTGGTGCGAGCAGAACCCACCAAAAACTACCAGCCCCAACCAACAGCGAACCCAGGGTTCCGCTCGACGCACTGATCGCGAAGTAGAAGAAGAGGTATTGAAAGTAGGTTTGTCCGAGCACGATGGCGAGCAGCGGCAAACGGGGCACCCTGTGAATGCTTTCGAGGACACGATGCCGACAAAATGGAAGGATGAACAGACCTGCGATCAGAAATCGCGAGCCAGCGAACACCAGTTGTTTTCCGTAGGAATCGAGCTGCAGCACCTCGTAGCTGTTTTTGATGACCGGGAAGGCACTGCCCCACAGGGCAGCGCAGATCAGAACCTGCACATAGAAGCGGAGAGGGGGTGGGTGCATCACGGATCAGTTTCCGATGGCTGTCTGCCTGGCGGACAGGCGCTGGTTGACCCATAGTGAACCCGCAATGATGGCACTGCCAATGCCGAGTCGGACGAGATCAGCTTCGCGATTCCAGATCAGCACATTGACGAGCAGACCTGCGGGGATGAGTGCGTTATTCATGATGGCCAGAGCACCTGGATTTACCTGTTGTGCGCCGCGGTTCCAGAGAAAGTATCCTAGCCCGGAAGCGACCACACCGAGCCAGATCAGCACAACCCACTGGATGGCTTGATCGGGCAGGCGGGCTTGTCCCTGCGACAGGCAGGCGATGGATGTGAGCAGAAAAGCACCCAGATAGAAGTAACCAAAGCTGGCAAACCCAGGGTCGTGCGTTGCGCGTTGCAGGTGTCGGTAGGCCACCTGTCCGAAGGCAAAGCAGAGGTTAGATCCCTGAACCAGAAAAAATCCGAGCACAAAGGAGGAGGAAATTGCGCCCCAGCGGATGACTAACGCACCGATCACCGCCAGGGTGGCCACCAGAAAATACCGACTTGAAAAACGTCTGGAGAAAGCATCATCGATCAGCGTGACATAGAGCGGTGTGAAAATGGTGAAGATCAGCACTTCGGGAACGGTCAGGTGCTCAAAGCTTTGATAGTAGAACAGGTACATCAATCCCAGTTGCACCGCACCGATGCCAGCGAGCTGCAATGCTTGTGTCCGAGCAATGCGGCAGCGTAGCAGCAGGGGGGTAAAGAGCAGCAGCGCCAGTGCCGTGCGAAACCATGCGGCAAACCACGGGTCGACCTGACCTGACAGGTAGACGCCGATCAGACTGAAGGAAAAGGCCCAGATGAGGGTGGTGATGACCAGAAATTTCATGAAGGGGTGCTCGCACGCAGCATTCCTTGGTTGCGCTTGGGGGTAAAGCTGATTTTTCGTTGGATTTGCACCATGTCCGCATTGTCCACTTTTTGGGAGTTACTGCCCCGGATCTCCCACTTTCGATACGAATCCCTTCCCGGTCCGGCGTCCATGACCGGATGGAAGGGCAGTGCCAGCGGTGTGATCGAAGTCACCTGCGACCCTGCGCTCCAATGGATTCATTTTGCCGAGAGCTGTCAGTTTGAACTGGAGCTGACTGGCCAGCACTTTGCATTGAAGAACCAGTTTCGCTGGGTTTGGCAGGAGCATGATTCGATTCGTCTCGAACAGTGGCGTCGTGGACATGCAGTGCCGTTATTGGATCTCGTCGAGCGCAGTCCTGCGATTCTGGTGGAACGCGAGGCTCACCTCTGTGGTGCGGATGATTATCGATTGCAGGTTCGACTGCGGGGTGATGGATTCGACGCGGATTGGTCCATTCGCGGCCCCAAAAAGGACGAGCATCTGGCTTATCGATACCGCTGCGATCGGTAAAGTGCAGTGGCTCTCCGGCGTCGGGAACAAGGCTACAGATCGGTTCGCAAGTGGATGAGTATGCGGTCCACGAGGTTTTCGAGTTCCGCTTCGGAGAAGTTGGCTCGCACCAGGGTTCGCAGGCCGCACATTTGGCTGACGAGGTAGGTGGCGGCGGCAGGCGTATTGAAATTTTCGGGCAACTCGTTCTTTCGCTTGGCCAGTTCGAGTGCGTTTTGCAGTGTGCTGCGCGTGATGCCCAGTAGGCGGTTGATCACGGGACTGAGTATCGGGTGGTGGGTGCCAATCTCATTTGCGCTCTTTACCAGCATGCAACCCTTGGCAGGTGGATGGTCGAGTTCCTCACGGGCGATGCGCACAAAGTATTTGCGAATCGAATCGAGCACATGGCTCTCGGCTGTCACCATCTGCACCATGTCCCTGAAAAAAACCTTCCCATACTCCTCGAGACAGATTTGGTAGAGCGCATCCTTACTGCCAAATGCGGCGTAGAAGGTACTCTTGGAGACTCGCATGGCGCGGGTGAGGTCGATCAGCGAGGTGCCGGCATAGCCCTGATCCCAGAAGAGCTGGGTGGCGATTCGGATGATCTGGGTACGATTGTATGCTCTGGGGCGGCCCGCCATGGTGCAATGCATCGTAGGTTTTTGGGAAGCCCTGTCAATCGAGTGCCGTTACCTCAGCCTCTGGTGCTGAAATTTGATAAATCGCAATCGAGGGCAACGCTGGTTCGTTCGTTACCTGTTCGACCCTGTTTCTGCTTCTGCCATGACATCATCACAACTTCGCAAACCGGGACGATGGCTTTGGACGGTCATTTCCTGTGTCCTGATCGTCCTCGTTGCCTCCATCTTGGTATGGATGATCGGTATCACGGAACCCACACCCGAGCGCGTCACTGCCACGAAGCGCGGAGCAGTGTTGGTGGATGTGGTCACAGTGGAACGCGGCACTTATCGACCCGTGCTGACGGTGCTTGGCACTGTGGAACCCCGGCAGGAGTTAGTGTTGAATCCGGAAGTCGGGGGGCGGGTCATTGAACTGTCAGATGCCTTTGAACCCGGTACGGTTGTGGATGCTGGGGAAATCCTTCTGCAAATTGATCCGGCGGACTATGAGCTGCGATTGGCCCACCTGCGTACGGATCTGCAGGCGGCAAATGCGGAACTAAAGCTTGAGATGGGACAGCAGGAAGTCGCGCGCCAGGAATTTTCAATGGTGCAGCAGGACATTGCTCCCGAGGCTGTGGCACTGGTCTTGCGGGAACCTCAGTTGGAATCTGCAAAAGCCCGGGTAGCGGCTGCAGAAGTCGCTATAGCGCAGGCGCAGCTGGACCTTGAACGCACCCGGCCGGGTGCGCACCCCATTTGCGGCATTGGTACTCGAACGCTCGGTTTCGGCAGGATCACAAGTTAGCGAAGGTCAGGAACTGGGGCGGTTGGTTGGACTCGACCACTACTGGGTGACGGCCTCCTTGAGGATGGATCAGTTGCCATACGTCGAGATCCCACAGCGTGCGGGCGAAGCAGGTTCGGCGGCACGGATTCGCAGCCGTTCGTCCTGGCCGGAGCAGCAGTATCGAGAGGGCAGATTGGTGGGTCTGATCGGCGAACTTGATCGCAGTTCACGACTGGCCAAGGTCAACATTGAAGTATCCGATCCTCTGGGACTGAATTCTGAGGCGAAGGATAAGCCCGCACTCATGCTCGGTTCGATTGTGGAAGTTTCGATTGAGGGTCGTGCCCTTGATCATGTGGTGCGACCTCCGGATGAGCATGACATGACAGCAGCGGAACTCATCGACCTCTGGCGCAACGAAATCGGGGAAATCCCTGGGGTATACCAGATGACGTTCGAGGCCGAAAGTGGGCCGGGTGGGTGGCGCAAGGATATCGCGGTGGACCTTAGTCATGACGATGTGGAGGTGTTGGAGCGAGCGATGCGCGCTTTTGTGGAAAGGGCAGAGAGTTTCACCAATGCAGTCGACGTCAGTGACAACTTCAACCGTGGTAAAAAGCAGATTGACTTTACCCTGCGCCCCGAAGGGCGCGCTCTGGGACTGACTCCGGAGTGGGTGGGTCAGCAAGTGCGGGACGCATTTTACGGTTCGCTCGCGCTGCGACAGATGCGCGGCACGAATGAAGTGGAGATTCGAGTGAAACTGCCCCGTCATGAGAGGCAGGTGCTGTCCCAATTGGAAAACCTGATCCTGCGAACGCCGGATGGTCTTGAAGTGCCGCTCTGGGAAGTTGTGGAAATTCAATACGGCGAGGCCTTCACCTCGATCCAGCGTCGCGACGGAAGACGCATTGTGACGGTATCCATGGATGCAGAACCCAAACGAACCATCGGGCAGCTCGTGCAGGCCTTCGACCAGGAAATCCTGCCGGAACTGCGTGCCAACTTTCCCGGACTGACCTGGCAGTTTGAGGGCAGCACCGCCGACATGCAGGAATCCATGCAATCACTGACGGTGAGTTTTGCACTGGCAATGTTGGCGATTTATGCCCTGCTGGCACTGGCATTTGGCAACTACGTGCAAACCTTCATTGTGCTGGTGGCAATCCCGTTTGGGGCTATCGGTGCGGTATTGGGGCACATGATACTCGGGTATGACCTGTCCCTGATCAGTCTGATGGGCATGATCGCGCTGGCAGGAGTGGTTGTGAACGATTCCCTCATCATGGTGGACTATGCGAACCGCAGGCGCAGTGAGCATTCTGCATTTGATGCGATTCATCAGGCGGGAATCCGGCGATTTCGCCCGATTGTGCTGACCACCCTGACGACGGCAGGTGGGTTGATCCCGATCATCGCCGAGCGGTCGCTCCAGGCCCAATATCTGATCCCGATGGCGATTTCTCTTGGATTTGGAATCGTTTTTGGAACAGCGATCATTCTGTTACTGGTTCCTTGCCTGTACCTGATATTGGATGATCTGAAAATGCTCGTGACACGCCGCAAACATGCTTGATTGATCGGAGCAGTGAAAGAACCGACAAGGGGTTTTCGATTGGGACAGAGAACGGATTCCTTGGACTCATTAGTAAGAGCCGGGCATGCGTATGGTTTTTGTCAAAATCGCTTACACGTCTGCGCATTTGAACCGATAGAAGGAGAGTGGTACCCCACTTTTTTCATCTGGAAAGCCCTGTCGGTGTCATGAAACTGCCGCACCGACTGCTATTGTGTTGCCTGGTCGCACTATGCAGCAATGGTTTGGAATTGCAGGCGATGGTTCCCTCACGGGAGAGCGGGATTCCGTTGTATTCCGTGTACAATCTCGACGAACTGGAAGTCGGACTGTCGACTCTGAATCTGGCTCAGGACCCGGTCGGGCGCTTGATGATTTACGAAGACGGCAATTTGTTCACATTTAATGGTAGCCGTTGGAGACGCCAGCTGGAAGTGGAGCATGCGGGTTCCGTGATCGTGAAACTGGCAGACTCAGAGAGTGGAGTAACCTATGCAGGAGCGATCGGGGACTGGGGAAAGCTCGTTCCCGCTGTGAATGGGAATTATCACTTTGAATCCCTTTCGATGGGCATGGACCGGAGCTGGGCCTCGACCAATCGCTTTGCAATTGTGGTGCCTGAGGAGCAGGGAGCGGTTTTCATCGGGGAGACAGCGATTGTTCGCTACCATGCGCAAGAGGGCAATCAGACCTGGAAATGGCTGAACTCTCCCTCGGCCGCGTTTCGACTGAAAGGTCGCACGTTTGTGGCGACTCAAGAGAACGGAGTGTTTGAAGTGGCAAAGCGCGAGTTGAAACCCGTGCCCGAGCTGGAATCCTTTCACGGGGACAAGGCCATCTTTCATACGGTGATGAATGGTGGTGGCAGTGTGATGCTTTCGACGCGCTCCCGTGGGTTTTACGCATTTGACGGGCAGACGGCGACCCCGATATCCACCGAAGTTGACGCCTTAATGCAAAGTTCAGTCACGGGCCTGACAGCCATTGAGGGAGGATACCTGGCGCTCGCGATCAAGGGGAGAGGCATTTATTTTCTGGATCAGCACTATCATGTGGTGGCGCAGATTGATCGCGATGTGGATGCCACTTTTGTCAGTGCAACGGATCTGCACTACCAACGGGGCGGAATTTTGTGGGTTTCGGTGCCGGATGGCATTGGCAAAATTCATTTTCCATCGCCGACAAGCCTGATCGATGAGCGCATGGGTGCCTTCCTGCTGTGGCCCAAATTGTACCGGTACGATGGCAAGCTTTACATCGCATCCAATGGACTGATGTTTGAAGGGGTGTATGATGTGCGTGGGAACCTTGAGCGATTCCAGTCAATTTCCGTTCCGGGTGCCCCCATTCTGCGTAGCGCAATGATGACGGAAGCAGGGTTGCTATACGGGCGTGAGGACGAGCTGTTTCAATGGAATATGCAAACGGATACCACTGAGTGCATCACCCGTGGCGTGATGTCCAATCTGATGGTTCGACTGAAAACCCGACCGAATCATGCGGTGGTGCTTGGCGCGGATTATCATCAGTTGTTGCAGCTCGACGGTGAGCGATGGAAGGCCGTCGGTGATCCTGTCCCGTCCTCAGGGTACAGTTGTGTAGCAGTGGAAAATGCACAAGGCGACGTGTGGGTGGAACACGGGATCAACCAATTTGCCAGGCTCGAAATTTCCGATCAGGGAATGCAGGTGCATTCGTACCAGCGTGTGCCTGGATTGCCGGAAGGATGGGTGAACCTGTGGACCTGGCGGAACACAACCTATGCCAGCTGTGGAGGTGGCATTGTGCAGTTTGATTCGGAGACGGAACAGTTTGTCGAAGCCGTGCTTCCCCCCTGGCTGAAGCCGGCAATGTTGCATGAAATTGTGCGACCCCAGGAGGATCCTGAAGGAAATGTATGGATCACCAGTGGTGGCAAGGTATTCCTCATGCGACCGGACGGGGATGCGTGGACAAGAGATGATGAGACCCTGGCGCTGATCAAGGAAAACCAGCAGGAACTGTTTCTGGATGAAACGGGTCGAGCGTTCATCTTTTCCAAGAACCGGATTTTTGCGTTTGATTCCAGCATCCCTCCCCCAGAGCCACTTTCGTTTGAACCCCTGCTGGAGCAGGTATCCACCACCAGCGAAGACCGTGTCTTTTACTCAGGGATTTTTGAACACAACGATCCCGAAGTGGTGCTGCCCTATCGAGACAATGCGCTGGATTTTCGATTCTTCAGTCCTGCTCTCTATCAAACCCGAAATCTCCGTTTTTCCTATAGACTTGAAGGTTTGGATGCAGGATGGTCCACGCCCGGACTCGAAACCCATGCAGCCTACACGAACCTCCCGGAGGGCGACTACACCTTTTGGTTGCGCACCGAGGATCTGTCGGGTCAGGTGCGTGGGCAGACCCAGTATCGCTTCTCAGTCGAACCCCCTTTCTATCATACCCTGCCAGCTTATGTTGTGTATGGGTCGACTGTGATTGCGCTGCTCTACCTGTTCTTGCGGTCCATGCTTCGCAAATCGGAGCAGGAACAAAACCGACTGGAGCGTCTGGTGCGGGAACGAACCGAGCAGTTGAATACTGCCAATGAAGAACTCCGGGAGGCAGTAGTGCGTGCCGAGCATGCAAAAAATGCCAAAGCGCGCTTCCTTGCAAACATGAGCCATGAGATTCGCACGCCGCTCAACGGGGTAGTGGGCATGACCGAAATCCTCAAACGCATGCAGCTCGGGCGGGAGCAGCAGGAGATCGTGGATACCATCGACAGTAGCAGCCATTTGCTGCTCAGCGTGATCAACGACATTTTGGACTACAGTCGAGTTGAGTCGGGGCCGGGGGAGTTTGAACGCCGTCGCTTCGATCCGGTTCAGCTGATAGAAAATAGCCTGAGTCTGCTGCATCATGCAGCACAGGATCACGGCAACATCTTTTATGCTGATATCGACCCAAACCTGCCCAGAGGGCTCATGGGAGATGTGACCCGGATCGAACAGATTTTGATCAACCTCGCAAGCAACGCGCTCAAGTTTACTCGCAACGGTGAAGTCTGTCTGCGAGCCAGAGTGCTGGAATCACAGGGTGTTCACTGTACGGTCGAGATCGCAGTGGCAGATACCGGCATTGGCATCGCAGAGGACAAGCAGCAACGTCTCTTTCGGCCATTTTCACAGGTGGACCCGTCCAATACCCGCATTTATGGGGGATCTGGTCTGGGTCTGGCGATCTGCAAGAAACTGGTGGACGAGATGGGTGGAACGATATCGGTGCAGAGCGAACTGGGGCAGGGTGCAACGTTTACGGTATTGCTGTCGCTTGAGCGCGCAACGGTGGATTCTGAAGTGCTTCAGGATGGCGAAATTCCCCAATGCGTCATGTATTTTGATGAGCATCGTGGGCGTGGTGAAGCCATTCGGCGCTTTCTGGAGGGTGCTGGCATCCCCTGTGTGTTGCACTCCAATCTGACTGCTATCGAGCATATAGGTCAGAATGGATTATTACCCGATGTGCTTGTTTTTGAGCGGTATCCGGGAAGCGAACCGCTTTCCAATATCCTTCGGGAGCAGGTGTCGAAGGGAAGCTGCCCGCGCGTGCTGATTTATACACACCCACTGGAGAAACTGCAGGATGATCGCATCGATGAAACCCTGGCAATGCCAGTGAAGCCGAGTCGCCTGGTGAGTCATCTGCTCTCAGCGCAATCCCTGAATGGAAATGAGAATGCTACGGCGGCTGAGAGTTTTGAAAGCATGGCTGAATCCCCGCTGGCGATTCTCTTGGTTGAGGATAATCGGGTGAATCAAAAGGTAACCCAACTGATGCTACAAAAGCTTCAACTTGATTGTGACGTTGCTGTGGACGGGCATGGTGCGCTCGAGTGCATCGAACGCAAATCCTATGATTTGGTGCTCATGGACATTCAGATGCCGGGTATGGACGGCATTGAGGCAACCCGGAGAATCCGGCGTTCCCGAACAGCTGTGCAACCGATGATCTATGCGCTCTCTGCAGGCACCATGGAAGATGAAGTGGAACGGGCGATTGAAGCCGGAATGGACGGATTTGTGAGCAAACCCATGGTGCTTGAGCGCTTGCGAAACGTGCTGGAGGAGGTGCGACATGGATTGGCCTCGCGCAATTCCAGTTTGTACTGACATTTGCCGATACCGGCCTCGGGATGGGTGGATTTTTCTCAATTGCTGATCCTTCCCGACGATCATGCATACAGGCAATGTGGCGATGGTTTTTTTACCGATGCCACTACTGGGTTGCTGAGGAAGTGGATGCCGATGCTCTGCATGAAAGAAATCAACCTGAATTTGAATCTGGATTTTGAGCAGGTGAGGGTGCTCGACCACCATAGCCTGCTCAATATCCTGAATGTGATTGTATATGAATTGATGGTCTTGCAGGAGCGTGTGCCCGGGAGGGACGAATTGCAGGTGGTCTTGGATGAAGTCCATGAGACAGCAAACGCATTGGCTTTGGGGAAGCTCAGCAGTGATGCCATCATTGGGATCGGCGGGTTGAAATCAAAGGTGCTTCAGGCTGTGGATGCGAAGCGGAGTCATCTCAACGATATCGACGAACGTTATTGGCAGGAAACAGTCACCAATCTGCATTCCATATTTGAGATTCTGGAGCTGCGCATTGGGGAACTGAAACGGCGTGGTGGCGACCTCTGGCACTGGGAATGGGTCGCCTGCACTCGCATAGAGGAAAACCTGCGGAGCGTGTTTTCAGCACTTTCGCGGAACAGCCGTGGGCGTTATGGATTTACCGAAGATGCGAATGGACAGCGCACCAATGACTACCTGATTCAACTCGACATCCGGGGCACTCGCAACGCAACGATTTTCATGCCTCCCGTGATCCAGGATGTGGTTCGCGATCTCGCTGCCAACTCTCGAAAATATACCGAACCGGGAGGAACTCTTGCGATTCGCATGACCCAAACTGCACGCGAACTGGAGTTTGAAGTCCGGGACACCGGAATCGGCATTCCCGCAGATGAGATTCCCGGTATCTTTGGTTTTGGGCATCGCGGCAGCAATGTTCAGAACAGGCGCACAATGGGGGGTGGGTTTGGACTGACCAAAGCCTACTACGTGGTGCAGATGTTTGGCGGCAGAATGTGGATGGAATCGCAAACCGGAGAAGATTCGGGGACCTCGATTCTTTGTCGCTTGCCACTGCCAGAGGAAGGTGTGGGAGAACAATGACAAGCAGTGGAGAATGGTATCACAGGTGCGAATGGGTCTGACCTCTGAAATCCCGGAGTGCGAAGCATCACACACGTGTGAAACACGCTGCCCGGTGCACCCTGACGGAACCGTAGCCGAGCAAGGTTTTTGAGGAGGATAAGCAACCTGGCCCGCTACGGTCCCTGTGAGGAGGAAGATGCAATCGCCTCAGTGGAGGGACTGAGGCGGTTCAGATCTGCGGTATTGACGAGGTTGGGAACGAGCGGCTGTAGGTTATTTACCTTGAAATCAATGACTTCAGCGACTAGGAAATACGGTCAAAAATGGTAGGTTTTTTACAATATCCTCAGGATTGAGGGTGAAATGCATGCAGAACCTTCACCTTCGCTCTTCCATTTTTCTTATTTCCTCCCATGAACGTTGCGATTGTTGAAGATCAAATCTGGTATCAGCGTTACCTGCGTGCGCTGGTGGAAGATTCCCTTGCAGGTGAGGTCGTTCTGTGCACAGGAGATGGCGAACACGCACTGGAAGTATGCCCAACGCTTTCGCTGGATCTGCTGATTCTGGATCTCAAACTACAGCATCTCTATGGACTCGAGCTTGCCGAAGCATTGCTGAACCAGATGCCTGGGCTGCGCATTCTGGCCTACTCGGGTGAAGTGAATGCCTACAACCTTCGCACGATTGAGTCGCTGGGCATTCTTGGATTTCTCGACAAAAGTGATCCGGTGATGGAAGAGGATTCTTACATCGTCGAGGCGATGCGCCGTGTTGCGAAAGGAAAGCGGATCTTCTCTCCGGCGATTGAGGAATTGCGTCAGGAGCTGGCCCACGACTCAAATGCCTATCACCGCATCCTTTCGCCCAAAAAAATCGAAATCCTCAAATACATTGGTCACTGCCTCAACGATGAGGAAATTGCAGAACTGACCGGATTGTCGAACCATACGATTCGTAAGCATCGCACAGAGATCATGCAGCAGCTGGGACTGGAATCCACCCACCAGTTGATCCGCTACGCGCAGCGGCACGGGTTTCACAATCCCACACTCGAGGGGGGAGTGACCTGAGCGAGTGACTGTGTTGGGGATGCGGCAGGCTGCAGTTGTTCGAAATCATGCTCCAGTGCCTCGAGTTCCCGGAGTTCTGCATGCATGCGCTGCACCACTGAGGGGAGTTGATCGAGGGCATCCATCAATTCCTTTCGCTGTCCGGCTGTGGTGAGATCCATCAGGTGCTGCCAGTAGGCGAGGCTGTTTCGGTGCTGGATGTAGCTGCTGAGGCCCTTGAGTTGATGCACGAGGGAATGAAAGTTCGCGCTTCCAAGGTCGCACTGCTGCAGTTCGTCCACCAGGGAGTCGAATGCCTGCTGAAAGCTTTCAAGCTGCATGTGCAGTGTCTGCTCAGTGGCATCTGAGGCGAGCGACAGGCGGCGAAGGCTGGTCCGGGAATACTGCCGCGTCGTGGTTTGTTTCTGTGTGAACTGGATGTGGTCCGGAAGCAGCCGTTTCAGGCATTCGACCAGCTGTTGTGGGTTGAGCGGCTTGAACAGGTAGTCACTCATGCCCGAGCGAAGCGCTGACTGGATGAACTCCTGATCCGTGTAGGCCGATAAACCGACGATGGGAGTGTGTTGCGGAGAAGGAAGGGATCGAAACTCTGCCGTCAGCTCCACCCCGTTTCCATCGGGAA
This genomic interval carries:
- a CDS encoding DMT family transporter encodes the protein MHPPPLRFYVQVLICAALWGSAFPVIKNSYEVLQLDSYGKQLVFAGSRFLIAGLFILPFCRHRVLESIHRVPRLPLLAIVLGQTYFQYLFFYFAISASSGTLGSLLVGAGSFWWVLLAPVLTGSPSPRPVHWLLLVLCSIGIALAAYAPGAGSGNVLLGTAGFLAATLCGSIAAIYMKQVAPISGSRTTTAFSLFSGGCLLLITASPWIPEYLDQLSWKTVGITAYLAFLSATAFTIWNRLVEQYSVNLLSTYRFLIPLMGVIESVLFIPGETLGPGIVAGGLLILGSLIAISRLPER
- a CDS encoding EamA family transporter encodes the protein MKFLVITTLIWAFSFSLIGVYLSGQVDPWFAAWFRTALALLLFTPLLLRCRIARTQALQLAGIGAVQLGLMYLFYYQSFEHLTVPEVLIFTIFTPLYVTLIDDAFSRRFSSRYFLVATLAVIGALVIRWGAISSSFVLGFFLVQGSNLCFAFGQVAYRHLQRATHDPGFASFGYFYLGAFLLTSIACLSQGQARLPDQAIQWVVLIWLGVVASGLGYFLWNRGAQQVNPGALAIMNNALIPAGLLVNVLIWNREADLVRLGIGSAIIAGSLWVNQRLSARQTAIGN
- a CDS encoding DUF6314 family protein, translating into MSALSTFWELLPRISHFRYESLPGPASMTGWKGSASGVIEVTCDPALQWIHFAESCQFELELTGQHFALKNQFRWVWQEHDSIRLEQWRRGHAVPLLDLVERSPAILVEREAHLCGADDYRLQVRLRGDGFDADWSIRGPKKDEHLAYRYRCDR
- a CDS encoding TetR/AcrR family transcriptional regulator; this encodes MAGRPRAYNRTQIIRIATQLFWDQGYAGTSLIDLTRAMRVSKSTFYAAFGSKDALYQICLEEYGKVFFRDMVQMVTAESHVLDSIRKYFVRIAREELDHPPAKGCMLVKSANEIGTHHPILSPVINRLLGITRSTLQNALELAKRKNELPENFNTPAAATYLVSQMCGLRTLVRANFSEAELENLVDRILIHLRTDL
- a CDS encoding ATP-binding protein, producing the protein MKLPHRLLLCCLVALCSNGLELQAMVPSRESGIPLYSVYNLDELEVGLSTLNLAQDPVGRLMIYEDGNLFTFNGSRWRRQLEVEHAGSVIVKLADSESGVTYAGAIGDWGKLVPAVNGNYHFESLSMGMDRSWASTNRFAIVVPEEQGAVFIGETAIVRYHAQEGNQTWKWLNSPSAAFRLKGRTFVATQENGVFEVAKRELKPVPELESFHGDKAIFHTVMNGGGSVMLSTRSRGFYAFDGQTATPISTEVDALMQSSVTGLTAIEGGYLALAIKGRGIYFLDQHYHVVAQIDRDVDATFVSATDLHYQRGGILWVSVPDGIGKIHFPSPTSLIDERMGAFLLWPKLYRYDGKLYIASNGLMFEGVYDVRGNLERFQSISVPGAPILRSAMMTEAGLLYGREDELFQWNMQTDTTECITRGVMSNLMVRLKTRPNHAVVLGADYHQLLQLDGERWKAVGDPVPSSGYSCVAVENAQGDVWVEHGINQFARLEISDQGMQVHSYQRVPGLPEGWVNLWTWRNTTYASCGGGIVQFDSETEQFVEAVLPPWLKPAMLHEIVRPQEDPEGNVWITSGGKVFLMRPDGDAWTRDDETLALIKENQQELFLDETGRAFIFSKNRIFAFDSSIPPPEPLSFEPLLEQVSTTSEDRVFYSGIFEHNDPEVVLPYRDNALDFRFFSPALYQTRNLRFSYRLEGLDAGWSTPGLETHAAYTNLPEGDYTFWLRTEDLSGQVRGQTQYRFSVEPPFYHTLPAYVVYGSTVIALLYLFLRSMLRKSEQEQNRLERLVRERTEQLNTANEELREAVVRAEHAKNAKARFLANMSHEIRTPLNGVVGMTEILKRMQLGREQQEIVDTIDSSSHLLLSVINDILDYSRVESGPGEFERRRFDPVQLIENSLSLLHHAAQDHGNIFYADIDPNLPRGLMGDVTRIEQILINLASNALKFTRNGEVCLRARVLESQGVHCTVEIAVADTGIGIAEDKQQRLFRPFSQVDPSNTRIYGGSGLGLAICKKLVDEMGGTISVQSELGQGATFTVLLSLERATVDSEVLQDGEIPQCVMYFDEHRGRGEAIRRFLEGAGIPCVLHSNLTAIEHIGQNGLLPDVLVFERYPGSEPLSNILREQVSKGSCPRVLIYTHPLEKLQDDRIDETLAMPVKPSRLVSHLLSAQSLNGNENATAAESFESMAESPLAILLVEDNRVNQKVTQLMLQKLQLDCDVAVDGHGALECIERKSYDLVLMDIQMPGMDGIEATRRIRRSRTAVQPMIYALSAGTMEDEVERAIEAGMDGFVSKPMVLERLRNVLEEVRHGLASRNSSLY
- a CDS encoding ATP-binding protein yields the protein MKEINLNLNLDFEQVRVLDHHSLLNILNVIVYELMVLQERVPGRDELQVVLDEVHETANALALGKLSSDAIIGIGGLKSKVLQAVDAKRSHLNDIDERYWQETVTNLHSIFEILELRIGELKRRGGDLWHWEWVACTRIEENLRSVFSALSRNSRGRYGFTEDANGQRTNDYLIQLDIRGTRNATIFMPPVIQDVVRDLAANSRKYTEPGGTLAIRMTQTARELEFEVRDTGIGIPADEIPGIFGFGHRGSNVQNRRTMGGGFGLTKAYYVVQMFGGRMWMESQTGEDSGTSILCRLPLPEEGVGEQ
- a CDS encoding response regulator transcription factor, coding for MNVAIVEDQIWYQRYLRALVEDSLAGEVVLCTGDGEHALEVCPTLSLDLLILDLKLQHLYGLELAEALLNQMPGLRILAYSGEVNAYNLRTIESLGILGFLDKSDPVMEEDSYIVEAMRRVAKGKRIFSPAIEELRQELAHDSNAYHRILSPKKIEILKYIGHCLNDEEIAELTGLSNHTIRKHRTEIMQQLGLESTHQLIRYAQRHGFHNPTLEGGVT